The genomic interval GTGCTAAAAACCTCTTTCTGATCATTTCAGTAGGTGTCCAGTGGAGAACCAGTTTCTCAGAGAGAGATGTATGCAAATCCAAGAAAAGCAGAACAGGTACATTTTGCTTGCCTCATCACAGTAAATATTGTATTCTCACATCTCTTACCTTTGTATTTGAGTAAAAACTGAACTGGAACCTCCAGTCAACATTGTCCTATGCTTGACTGTATTAGTGATGTGTTTACTCAGAGAGGTTGCCTAGGAAGAGTGTGGATCGAGATTCCCGGGTAGGAAATGGATTTGACCGTGCTTATATCACAAATACACAAGACTACAGGTAAATAGATTGTGCCTTTTTAGAACTTAATCGATCCAGTAGTCGTTGTTAGGGAATTTCTCTGATTTGACATTCCGTATGCTCGTATGCACAGGGTCTTTGTTGCAACATGGAATGTGGGTGGAAGGTCACCATCGAGTCATTTGAATTTGGAAGACTGGCTTCATACTTCTCCGGCTGCTGATATATATGTCATTGGGTACAATCCAGATTCATGCAGTGACTTAAATCATATTGTGTTTTCTTTACAAAATATTGTTCATCTAAAAAAGATCTAGCatgcataaaaagaaaactattaACACTTTTTTATCGTACCAGGTTACAGGAAATTGTTCCTTTGAATGCTGGCAATGTCCTATTGACCGAAGACAATGGTCCAGCAAAGAAATGGGTCGCACTTGTTAGAAAAACGCTAAACAATATAGACCAAGGCTCTGCTGTGTACAACTACCACACCCCTTCGCCGGTTCCAGATCCTATTGTTGAGCTCAATGTTGATTTTGAACGATCATCAAGAAGACCAAGGAATTCATCTTTCTTCCATCGACGTTCATTCCAGTCCTTCAACCGAAGCTCAAGAATTGACATGATGGATCCCCACTCATTAGTGGATCGTCGTTTCAGTGTTTGTGACCGGATTAGCTTTGGGAGTAGGCCAAGTGATGTTGACACCAGTATGAGATATGGTGGGTCATCTGATGATGAGAATATTGACGAGGAATCACCTAGTGGTATATACATCTCACCAATGCCATGCGGTTATGGTGCTCCACTATGCTATGATGATAACAAAAGACAGTTGATAAACACTAGGTAGGTTTCCATGAGACTCTGAAGATACAGTCGTTCTGAAACTTGCTAGCTGTTGTAGCTGGCACTTCTATACTATTAACATTTCACTGAAATTCCTTCCATCCTTCATCACTGGAATGATACAAATATGTGCCCTGAAAATAGAGTTTTCTGTAATATAGCAGATATTGCCTAGTTGCCAGCAAGCAAATGGTTGGTGTTTTTCTCATGGTTTGGGTACGAAGTGATATAAGGGAACATGTGAAGAACTTGAAGGTTTCATGTGTTGGCAGAGGTTTGATGGGATATCTCGGAAATAAGGTATCGTTTTCCGCTTTTCCATTTCTCGTAATTGTGTGCTACTTAAATCTTATACTCATCAATCTTTGCAGATACGTTAGTCTTTTCTGTCAAGAAGTGTAGATGATTTATCATTTATGCTTATTGAATTTCACCTGACATCCTGTTTGCATGTGCATCCATATGTTTGTTTACATATGATTATGTAGCTCCATTTGTCCTCACTTTCTTCTCTTATATTAATTAGGGATCGATATCAATCAGCATGTCTCTGCATCAGACAAGCTTCTGCTTTGTTTGCACTCACTTGACCTCAGGGCAAAAGGACGGTGATGAACTTAGAAGAAATGCAGATGTTGTAGAAATTTTGAGGAAGACCAGATTCCCACATGTCCATGGTGTAGGTGACGAGAAGTCACCGGAGACAATTCTTGACCATGAGTAAGTCTCATGTTGCAATAGTTTCAGCTTGGATAAACACGTTGAATAgaacaaaatttgaaattattggATAGAACAATCTTAgcctatcatttattttgttttttcagtcGTATAATATGGCTTGGGGATCTTAATTACCGAATAGCTCTTTCATACCGTTCGGTGAAGGCTCTAGTTGAGATGCACAATTGGAAACAGTTACTAGAGAAGGACCAGGTTAGCTATTCTTACAAAAACTGCTAACAGTGTCATGCCTCTTACAATAAACTAGTGTAGCTACGAAAAATGtgatctccttttctttttcttctcacgTGGAACATTTTTGTAACAGCTTCGAATAGAGCAAAGGTATGGTCGGGTATTTTCAGGCTGGAAAGAAGGGAGGATTTATTTTCCTCCCACATACAAATACTCCTACAATTCTGACAGATACGCAGGCGACGATATGCGTCCGAATGAGAAGCGAAGAACACCTGCATGGTAagttaaaatattattacagCAAACCATTCACCCTTCTTCAGAGTTTACACCTTCACCTTTTTGGCTTGTGCTTATTGTAATGGTTTTTCTGAAGGTGCGACCGGATTCTATGGTATGGGAGAGGCCTGAATCAACTATGTTATGTTCGCGGCGAGTCTAGATTCTCAGATCACAGGCCTGTATACAGCATTTTCACTGCGGAGGTTCAGATACCGAGCCAAACCCAATTTTGCAGCTTTGCTCGTTCTACCTCTCTAATGGGGGTGGATGAACTACCATACCCAACTTATCCACGCAGTTACACAGATATCAATTTTTATTGATTGTGTATCTCGATGGAGCCAAGGTTAGTGTTCTTTATCCCATGTAGTCGCATTGTTTGGGCTTGTTGGTCTGACCACTTCTCTGAATTCCATGCCAAAGTGCTCTATTCATCATAACTTCCATCTGTTCATTGCAGACATTCTTCAGTCCCAGAATACACCAGATGAACTTCATTTCTCCCAAGATTCCAGCAATTGGAATATTGTCAGCCAACAGGTGATTCCTGAACTATTGTTTCTTTTGCCCCCTTCAGTGTTTGTGCCTCATCATGTATCCTAGTACATCCACAATGTATGATGAACatgatatgttttttaattATCTTTTGGCAAATTTACTGCGACTGATACGTCAATTCCGACCTTTTGTGTGCATGCAGATACTCAAGGAGATGCTTTCTAATTGTAAAATTAGGTATGTTCTACAAGACTGCTTGTACATCACTACCATATGTGTGATTAGTACAGATAAATTGAATGACTAAGATATCTTTGCACTTGTCAACAGGAAGATTTGAGCAGTCAAGCAAAGTTTTGAATCTAACAATCCGCGAGTACCAGTTTACAacagcaaccaaaaaaaaagaggagagttTTAGTTCCGAAATAAGCTAATCACTAACAACTGAAGCTGATTTGCAGTGTGCTTTTGGATACCCCTTCATCATACAGAATTCCTTTTTCCTTCGCCACCATTTGTACTACTTGAAAGGCTTTGTTTCctcttttgcttttctttcttttttgttcttgGTCTTCTGATGTAACAAGAGCCCCTTGGGCACTGATATTTAATTGGAAGTAGAAACAGTGCAGTATCATTTGTACAGCATAATGTTGATGCTATCATGCAGTGTTTGCAGTGTGGCATGGTTCATGCTTGCCAAGAAATGATCACCACAACACAGCATTTCACTCAGGCTTGTGCACAAAGCAAGGAGCTGAAAAAGGTGTCACACAGaagctgcctgcctgcctctgcTGCTGCAACCATGCAGTATGCTATAGCCGTTTTCTTTTTGCTACACATCCTTTTCCTTTACCATGAGAAGGGGAAAACAAGCCATGGAAAAGCAGCAATAGGGGAGGAATCACTGTGGGCAGGTTAGGGGACATGAAAGCAGTGGGGACACCAAAGCCACCAAAAAGCACAAGGCTCAGATGCAGATGCCGGTACACACACTCTCCTCTCATCAAGGTGAGGATGGCATACCAAGAAGACAAGCATGGCTTGGCCTCGCATGGCCATGCCTTCCCTGGTGTACTGGTAGTAgcaggccaggccaggccaggagtACCCATGTCTCACTGAGACCTGCTGCTGCTTTCTCAAAAGAATGGAAacaaaaagagagggagagagaccaCCCCCTGGTCCAAGGTCCAAGTAGCATCTCAGTAGGGAACCGAGCTTGGACCActcctgttcttttctcctcctcctctcttttacCCCAGTACCAccacttttcttttttgtttgtttcaccGGCTGATTTTTCATTAACCCGGTCTGTCAAGCCAAGAGAAAAGCTTCTACAGCAAGGGAGGAGGAGCAGTTGGTGGTGAAATCATTTCATCGGGATTACCTATAAACACCTCGGTTTCAGCAGTAATCAGGGCTGCTGGCATGGCAGAAGAACATCTCGAGGTGTGGCGTGTAGTTACCATCACGCAGCATGTTACTGCTGGAAAGTAACAGAAGAAGAATTCATCCCTTGACCGTTACTACCTTTTTGGTGAAGGGAAGGGAAAAGGGCGATGGGTTGGGTGTGGATCTCGTACCCGTCGTTTCGCGGACGCCGCGTCGGCAGGTAGTAGACGCGCGCGCCAGCCAGCGCCACCTCCCTATGCTTCTCCCGTGCTCCGCGGCCTCCCATCGGACGGCGCGACGTTGGCAGGTTGCGGAAACCATCCCgcaccgcgcgccgcgcgccgcggcggttCGACGGCTCGAGGTGTGTGTTGCTCGCGCTAGCGTCGCGCGGCTTGCCAAGACGGCAGCGGAGAGAGCTAGATCTCGTGACGCGACTTGGGCTGACAGCCGGCCCAGCGTACGTGGGGGTAGGGGTGCCGGCCGCTTAGGCCCATCTTGGTGGTTGCCATGGCCCATCTTTGTGCTCGTAGTAGTTTTGGGCCATTTTGCTGATGCCGGTTGCTCCACGTGAGGCGACACGAATGAGGCAGTGGCATAGTTTCCACGACCTCACACATTTCCCTTGTGCAACTCAAAATCAATTCAAGTTGCAATTATTGTTGATCACGTCTCCAACCCACTCCCAACTAAACGATCGTTTTGTATCAGACCAGTccaatattttatcatttaatcCACGAGGAATTGGGAGAAATTTAAAAACGACATTTGCAAACTCTTACTTATGTAGCAGTATTTACTTATATGGAGATAGTCGCACAGAGGGAGCCACCCACTTATTTCACTCGTTCCCGCCTAATTACAAAAGCTACAACACACGCGTCGAGGCCAAACTCCCGCATCTCGCTCGCCCGGCAGCTTGGATGGCTCACCGCTCACGCACTCGCcacgccgctcgtcgccgcggaGCGCGTCACACCGCAGCGGCTGCCATCCTCAGGAGCGTCtccaccgcctcgtcgccgcgcccacggtggctgcggcggcggcggcggtcttcgTCCTCCGattcctcgccgcggcggctgctctTCTCCGGGCCGGCGAGGAACGCGGACTCCTGCTGCGCGTTGAGCAGCTCGTCCACCTCCCTCGCGCTCGCCGCGAACGCCAGCTCCTTGGCCTGCGGGTCCAGCTTCTTCAGCACGCTGTTCATCCCGGCGAGGTACATCCTCTCGTTGTTGTTGGCGTGGACGTCGAAGCAGACGATCTGGAGGGTGCTGTCGCGGGACGACGTCACCACGATCGGGTGCCCGGAGGGGACGACGAACACCGTGCCGCGCGACAGCCGCGCACGGATCGTCTCGTACCCCTGGCCGActtgttcttcctcttcctcctcctgccccttctgctgctcctcctcctc from Oryza glaberrima chromosome 3, OglaRS2, whole genome shotgun sequence carries:
- the LOC127767690 gene encoding type IV inositol polyphosphate 5-phosphatase 7-like isoform X2, whose amino-acid sequence is MRDENSIKTKKLSWSKTFVRKWFNIKTKAKDFHSDYAVEEVGVQWRTSFSERDVCKSKKSRTERLPRKSVDRDSRVGNGFDRAYITNTQDYRVFVATWNVGGRSPSSHLNLEDWLHTSPAADIYVIGLQEIVPLNAGNVLLTEDNGPAKKWVALVRKTLNNIDQGSAVYNYHTPSPVPDPIVELNVDFERSSRRPRNSSFFHRRSFQSFNRSSRIDMMDPHSLVDRRFSVCDRISFGSRPSDVDTSMRYGGSSDDENIDEESPSGIYISPMPCGYGAPLCYDDNKRQLINTRYCLVASKQMVGVFLMVWVRSDIREHVKNLKVSCVGRGLMGYLGNKGSISISMSLHQTSFCFVCTHLTSGQKDGDELRRNADVVEILRKTRFPHVHGVGDEKSPETILDHDRIIWLGDLNYRIALSYRSVKALVEMHNWKQLLEKDQLRIEQRYGRVFSGWKEGRIYFPPTYKYSYNSDRYAGDDMRPNEKRRTPAWCDRILWYGRGLNQLCYVRGESRFSDHRPVYSIFTAEVQIPSQTQFCSFARSTSLMGVDELPYPTYPRSYTDINFY
- the LOC127767690 gene encoding type IV inositol polyphosphate 5-phosphatase 7-like isoform X5 → MRDENSIKTKLSWSKTFVRKWFNIKTKAKDFHSDYAVEEGVQWRTSFSERDVCKSKKSRTERLPRKSVDRDSRVGNGFDRAYITNTQDYRVFVATWNVGGRSPSSHLNLEDWLHTSPAADIYVIGLQEIVPLNAGNVLLTEDNGPAKKWVALVRKTLNNIDQGSAVYNYHTPSPVPDPIVELNVDFERSSRRPRNSSFFHRRSFQSFNRSSRIDMMDPHSLVDRRFSVCDRISFGSRPSDVDTSMRYGGSSDDENIDEESPSGIYISPMPCGYGAPLCYDDNKRQLINTSRYCLVASKQMVGVFLMVWVRSDIREHVKNLKVSCVGRGLMGYLGNKGSISISMSLHQTSFCFVCTHLTSGQKDGDELRRNADVVEILRKTRFPHVHGVGDEKSPETILDHDRIIWLGDLNYRIALSYRSVKALVEMHNWKQLLEKDQLRIEQRYGRVFSGWKEGRIYFPPTYKYSYNSDRYAGDDMRPNEKRRTPAWCDRILWYGRGLNQLCYVRGESRFSDHRPVYSIFTAEVQIPSQTQFCSFARSTSLMGVDELPYPTYPRSYTDINFY
- the LOC127767690 gene encoding type IV inositol polyphosphate 5-phosphatase 7-like isoform X6, with product MRDENSIKTKLSWSKTFVRKWFNIKTKAKDFHSDYAVEEGVQWRTSFSERDVCKSKKSRTERLPRKSVDRDSRVGNGFDRAYITNTQDYRVFVATWNVGGRSPSSHLNLEDWLHTSPAADIYVIGLQEIVPLNAGNVLLTEDNGPAKKWVALVRKTLNNIDQGSAVYNYHTPSPVPDPIVELNVDFERSSRRPRNSSFFHRRSFQSFNRSSRIDMMDPHSLVDRRFSVCDRISFGSRPSDVDTSMRYGGSSDDENIDEESPSGIYISPMPCGYGAPLCYDDNKRQLINTRYCLVASKQMVGVFLMVWVRSDIREHVKNLKVSCVGRGLMGYLGNKGSISISMSLHQTSFCFVCTHLTSGQKDGDELRRNADVVEILRKTRFPHVHGVGDEKSPETILDHDRIIWLGDLNYRIALSYRSVKALVEMHNWKQLLEKDQLRIEQRYGRVFSGWKEGRIYFPPTYKYSYNSDRYAGDDMRPNEKRRTPAWCDRILWYGRGLNQLCYVRGESRFSDHRPVYSIFTAEVQIPSQTQFCSFARSTSLMGVDELPYPTYPRSYTDINFY
- the LOC127767690 gene encoding type IV inositol polyphosphate 5-phosphatase 7-like isoform X1, whose translation is MRDENSIKTKKLSWSKTFVRKWFNIKTKAKDFHSDYAVEEVGVQWRTSFSERDVCKSKKSRTERLPRKSVDRDSRVGNGFDRAYITNTQDYRVFVATWNVGGRSPSSHLNLEDWLHTSPAADIYVIGLQEIVPLNAGNVLLTEDNGPAKKWVALVRKTLNNIDQGSAVYNYHTPSPVPDPIVELNVDFERSSRRPRNSSFFHRRSFQSFNRSSRIDMMDPHSLVDRRFSVCDRISFGSRPSDVDTSMRYGGSSDDENIDEESPSGIYISPMPCGYGAPLCYDDNKRQLINTSRYCLVASKQMVGVFLMVWVRSDIREHVKNLKVSCVGRGLMGYLGNKGSISISMSLHQTSFCFVCTHLTSGQKDGDELRRNADVVEILRKTRFPHVHGVGDEKSPETILDHDRIIWLGDLNYRIALSYRSVKALVEMHNWKQLLEKDQLRIEQRYGRVFSGWKEGRIYFPPTYKYSYNSDRYAGDDMRPNEKRRTPAWCDRILWYGRGLNQLCYVRGESRFSDHRPVYSIFTAEVQIPSQTQFCSFARSTSLMGVDELPYPTYPRSYTDINFY
- the LOC127767690 gene encoding type IV inositol polyphosphate 5-phosphatase 7-like isoform X4, which gives rise to MRDENSIKTKKLSWSKTFVRKWFNIKTKAKDFHSDYAVEEGVQWRTSFSERDVCKSKKSRTERLPRKSVDRDSRVGNGFDRAYITNTQDYRVFVATWNVGGRSPSSHLNLEDWLHTSPAADIYVIGLQEIVPLNAGNVLLTEDNGPAKKWVALVRKTLNNIDQGSAVYNYHTPSPVPDPIVELNVDFERSSRRPRNSSFFHRRSFQSFNRSSRIDMMDPHSLVDRRFSVCDRISFGSRPSDVDTSMRYGGSSDDENIDEESPSGIYISPMPCGYGAPLCYDDNKRQLINTSRYCLVASKQMVGVFLMVWVRSDIREHVKNLKVSCVGRGLMGYLGNKGSISISMSLHQTSFCFVCTHLTSGQKDGDELRRNADVVEILRKTRFPHVHGVGDEKSPETILDHDRIIWLGDLNYRIALSYRSVKALVEMHNWKQLLEKDQLRIEQRYGRVFSGWKEGRIYFPPTYKYSYNSDRYAGDDMRPNEKRRTPAWCDRILWYGRGLNQLCYVRGESRFSDHRPVYSIFTAEVQIPSQTQFCSFARSTSLMGVDELPYPTYPRSYTDINFY
- the LOC127767690 gene encoding type IV inositol polyphosphate 5-phosphatase 7-like isoform X3 — protein: MRDENSIKTKLSWSKTFVRKWFNIKTKAKDFHSDYAVEEVGVQWRTSFSERDVCKSKKSRTERLPRKSVDRDSRVGNGFDRAYITNTQDYRVFVATWNVGGRSPSSHLNLEDWLHTSPAADIYVIGLQEIVPLNAGNVLLTEDNGPAKKWVALVRKTLNNIDQGSAVYNYHTPSPVPDPIVELNVDFERSSRRPRNSSFFHRRSFQSFNRSSRIDMMDPHSLVDRRFSVCDRISFGSRPSDVDTSMRYGGSSDDENIDEESPSGIYISPMPCGYGAPLCYDDNKRQLINTSRYCLVASKQMVGVFLMVWVRSDIREHVKNLKVSCVGRGLMGYLGNKGSISISMSLHQTSFCFVCTHLTSGQKDGDELRRNADVVEILRKTRFPHVHGVGDEKSPETILDHDRIIWLGDLNYRIALSYRSVKALVEMHNWKQLLEKDQLRIEQRYGRVFSGWKEGRIYFPPTYKYSYNSDRYAGDDMRPNEKRRTPAWCDRILWYGRGLNQLCYVRGESRFSDHRPVYSIFTAEVQIPSQTQFCSFARSTSLMGVDELPYPTYPRSYTDINFY